The genomic DNA AAACGATTGAGTCGCTGCAGCGAATTCAATGGTGGGATTGGTCATTTGACACAATAAAAGAGCGGATGGATGATTTCAATTGTGATATTTGGAAGTTCACAGACAAACATGACAGAAGGGAAGAATCCGATGACACAACTGCTTGAAGTAAAGGGATTAAGTAAATCCTTTACGATTCATCATTTAAATAAAAATATGCAAGCAATTGAGGATATCCATTTTTCGCTCCGAGAAGGTGAGTTTATAGGCATCGTCGGAAAGAGTGGCAGTGGAAAGTCGACGATTTTAAAAAGTATTTATCGAACGTACTTACCTGAAAAAGGTGCGATTCTGTACAGCTCTGAAAAGTTTGGAAAGATCGATTTAGCACAGCTATCTGAACGGGACGTACTCTATTTACGTAAACATGAAATTGGCTATGTGTCGCAGTTTCTGAATGTCATGCCGCGAACAACTGCGCGCGAACTGGTGGAACAGTCGGTGATTGAGATGGGGAAGTCACCCGAGGAAGCAAGAGAAGCTGCAATTGCTGCATTGGCGCATTTTGAACTGGATGCAGAGTTATGGGATAGCTATCCAAATACGTTTTCAGGTGGGCAGAAGCTGCGCTTGAATATTGCATGTGCCATTGTGAAAAAGCCGCGATTATTGCTACTAGATGAACCAACAGCGAGCTTGGATGATGCATCGAAGTTGAAAGTTCGTGAAATGCTTGAACGTTTGAAAGCGGATGGAACGACGCTCATTGGGATTTTTCACGACTTGGAGTTTATGGATGGATTATGCGATAACGTGTACAACTTGCAAAAAGAAGCGGTTGTTTCGGGGGGATTTGTATGAAGGTGGATCTACATGTACATTCTCATTATTCGGATGGGTCTTGCTCGGTTGAAGAGGTAATGGAAATGGCATCTAAAAACGGTGTTACCCATTTGAGCCTAGTGGATCACGATACAATCGATGGCATTCAAGCCGCTCAAATCGAAGGGGAAAAGCATGACATAACGGTCATTCCAGGCATTGAAATTTCTGCCTATGACTTTATTAGAAATCGCAAAGTGCATATTCTCGGTTACCAGTTTGATAAAGAGGCAACGCATATCCGGGAGCTATGCGACCCGCTATTAAAAAGAAGGCATGAAAATTCGCTGTGGCAAATCGAGCAACTGCAAAAGCACGATTACACGATTCAGTTTGAAGAGGTTGCGAAAAAAGCGGGGATGTCTGGCATTATTTATAAACAACATATTATGCATTGCTTACTAGATCATCATTTTACAACTCCACTTTATCAAGAATTGTATCAAACACTTTTTAAAGGCGATGGCATTTGTGCGCGGGATATCGAATACGTGGATGCAGTGGCGGCAGTCAGAGCGATTAAGGCAGACAATGGCTATGCGGTGCTGGCCCATCCTGGTCAGCTAAATTCGTTCGATTTCATTCCAGAGCTCGTGGAAAATGGTCTCGATGGCATCGAGTGTAACCATTTCGATCACTCGAAGGAGGATTGTGACAGAGTCGAACAGTACGCGAAAACCTATGGACTTTTTATGACAGGTGGTAGCGATTTTCATGGCGATTACGGTAAACCCATTGCGATTGGGGATGTAGTAAGTCCAGTTCCCAATTTGGAAACGGTCCTTTAATTTTGCTTAATTAAAATATATAGGTTGAACTTATGATTTTCATTTACACTCCAGCGAAGGGTTCGGTTTGTATAATTTCTGTGCCCTTTGCAGAAATTATACAGAAAATGCAAAGGAGCAACTAGCTGTGGCGGGAGGCATCCGCAAGCGTCGAGCTTTGTAAGTGAGATTCTTTAGTTTAATTTATATAGTCAAATCATCTATCAACCAAACTATCTATTTAAAAGGAGCCAATTATGAAAAAAACGTTATTAACCTTACTAACAATTTTTCTTGTGACAATCCTAGCAGCTTGTTCTTCAGGTAATGCGAATTCTGATGATACGCTAACGATGGTTTGGTATCCAAATGAATCCGGCAACGATTTAAAAGCCGCACGTGATGAAATTGGGCAGGTCATTGAAGAAGTGACGGGAAAAAAGGTCGAGCATAAATTGACAACCGATTATGCCATTGCGATTGAAACAATTGCGAACGGTAATGCGCAGTTGGCATTTATGGGGGCGCAAGGATATATCGAAGCGAAAAATAAAAATAGCAAAATCGAACCGCTCATCGTACCAAGTGGTGCATCCGGCACGGTTGATGATGCAGTTTACTATAGCTGGTTAGCTGTCAAAAAAGCAAACGCAGAAAACTATAAAACAAATGGTGAATTTTCGATTGATCAGATTGTAGACTCGAAATTCTCATTCGTATCAAACAGCTCGACGTCAGGATTTAAAGTACCATCTACTGATATTGTTTCGTATTTTTCAAAAGAGGATAAATGGAAGGACCTAACATCGGAAGATTTAATGGAGGGCGGTACGTTCTTTAAAGAGGTGTTGTACGGGGATTCCCATCAAGGATCTGCAGTGAATTTGTTGAGTGATCGTGCGGATGTAGCTGCGTTTTGTGATACATGTGTTGGAAACTATGTTGAAGTGGCTGAAGGGGAGGCCAATACAAAAGGCAGTGTTTACAGAGTGAAAGCAGATGCTACGGAACCTTTTAACACGGTTCTTGGTGAAGAGTTTACATTGATCAATGTGACGCCAGTATTAAATGCACCGTTTGCTGCGAATATGGACAACTTGAGCGAAGAAGATTTTAAGAAAATCCAAACGATTCTAACGTCAGATGACATTTCGAATAACGAAAATATTTTTGTACCGAAAGACTCGGAAATGGCCGGGTTATTTACAAAGACAGCAGATGAAAAATTCATCGTAGTAGACGATGCGTGGTTTGATCCGATTCGTGAATTGACTAAGTGAGTAATGTAATTGTAGAAAAGCATGTATGCAATTCTATGTTGTCTAGGCTTCAGCGCCTAGGGGCTCGAGTCGCTTGGGGCTACAGGATGTAGGTCATGCAGTCGTTGCCACAGGACGTGGCGCCTTTAGACTGCCTTCCTCAATTGCAAGTAAAGGCAAAGTACGCCTTTACTTTCAAGCCTTCCAGCGCTTGTCGCCCCTACTCAGGCGCTTGCGCTTTTCTATGATACATGCTTTTTTTCAAAGACAAGCGCCAAATACCGATACAGGAGGTTGTTCAAATGGTTTTGTTACAAGTCCATAATCTCTCCAAACGCTATGAAAAAGGTAAGCAGGTTTTATCGGAAATCAATATGGAAGTGAACGAAGGCGAATTTGTTTCGATTATCGGTCCATCAGGCGCTGGAAAGTCTACGTTCCTTCGTTGTATTAACCGGATGATTGATACGTCAGATGGGGAAATTCGTTTTGATGATGTCGATGTGATGTCCTTGTCTAAAAAAGAGTTACGTAAACATCGAACGAAGATCGGAATGATTTTTCAACATTATAATTTGGTCTCTCGTTTAACAGTTATCGAAAATGTCTTGCATGGCCGATTTGGCTATAAATCGACACTGCAAGGTGTTTTAGGCCGCTTTACGGAAGAAGAAAAGATGCAGGCGTTTGATTTACTGAAGAAACTTGGCATGGAAGAACATGCGTATAAAAGATGCGACCAATTGAGTGGTGGACAGAAACAGCGTGTAGGGATTGCACGAGCGCTGATTCAGTCGCCGAAGCTACTCTTATGTGACGAACCTATCGCTTCATTAGATCCCAATGCTTCCAAGGTGATTATGGATCATTTGCAAACGATTTCTAAAGAGCTGAATATCACTTGTATTGTCAATTTGCATCAGGTGGATGTGGCGAAAAGGTATTCGGATCGGATTATCGGCTTGAATAGCGGTCAAGTCGTGTATGACGGGACGTCCGAAGGATTGACAACGGCTGCCATTCATACAATCTACGGATCTGAAGCAGGAGAGCTCATAATGGAGTAGGGGGTACGGTTGTGGATATTGCGGTTTTTCAAAAAAAGAAGCAGCATATGACCATTTTTTTAATCATTGTCATCGGTATTACGCTCATATCAGCAAAAATCACAGACTTTAGCTTTGTGCATGGTGTGCAAACTTTACCAAAAGCGTTCAGTTGGATGGCTTCGAACTTATTTATTACGGAACAATCTTTGACGAAAATGCCATCGATTATGGATAAGTTAATCGAGACCATTTTTCTGTCGATTACAGCGACGACAACTGCTAGCGTTTTGGCTTTACTCCTAGCGCTAATGGGATCGCATACCACAAAGGTTAATAACTTTTTTGGATCATTGAGTAGAATTGTTGCTTCTGTTTATCGAAATATCCCCATTGTTGCATGGGCATTAATTTTACTTTTATCATTTGGACAAAATGCGCTGACAGGTTACTTTGCTTTGTTTTTGGCCACATTTGGTTTTTTAACACGAGCCTTTATTGAAACGATTGACGAAACGAGTAGCAGTTCGGTGGAAGCATTACGGGCAACAGGCGCTACCTATTTTCAAGTGGTGGCGAAGGCGGTTATTCCGGAATGTCTTCCGCAAATGATTAGTTGGGTGCTGTACATGATTGAAACAAATATTCGAAGCTCAACACTTGTTGGGATTTTGACGGGAACAGGGATTGGATTTGCGTTCGATTTGTATTATAAAAGTATGAACTATAACGTCGTTTGTCTTATTACTATCAGTATTGTCGTCGTAGTCATCGGAATCGAACTCATATCGAATTATGTCAGGAGGGTTATATTGTAATGACCATCGCTAAAAGTGATTTGCTCTTTGATGTAAAAAGAACGAATGCTGGGAAAATAAAAATCAAAGTTTGGAATAAATCACAGATTGCCACGGTAGGTACGTTTGTGGCGCTTCTTTTACTAACAGTGTATGGGTTTCTAACGTTAGATTATAAAGATGTCTCCATCATTGAAGCAACTTCAGCGACACTTCATAATGTAAAAGTCATGTTTTTACAGCCAGCGTTCAGTCATTTTTCTTTAGGAGAGGCTGTGTATCAACTAAGTGTCACGATGGGACTCGCCTTGTTAGCAACGATGTTGGGCGCTATCATATCGTTATTTATCGCGCTATTCGCTGCAAAGAATTTGTCGACGAAGGCCGTGTCAAATGCCATCATTGTGGTCATTGCCTTTGTCCGTGCGGTACCAACGGTTTTGTGGGTATTGATCTTTGCGATTGCTGCTGGGCTCGGCAGTGAAGCGGCGATTATCGGAATGAGTCTACATACAGTGGCATTTTTAGTTAAAGCGTATGCGGAGTCATTTGAGGAATTGGATGATGGCATTTTGGAGGCGCTGCGTGCGAGTGGCGCGAATTGGTGGCATATCGTTACGAATGCCGTCCTACCTTCAACCGCATCTTCTTTGTTATCTTGGACGTTTCTGCGCTTTGAAACGAATTTCACCGTGGCGGTTGCCATGGGGGCTGCTGCTGGAGCTGGTGGAATCGGCTTTGAATTATTCATGGCATCAGGTTTCTACTTTGACTTGCGTGAGGTTGGGTTTATCACGTATGCCATACTGATTGTGGCTATAGGACTTGAATTGCTGTCTACTCATTTGA from Sporosarcina sp. FSL K6-1522 includes the following:
- a CDS encoding ATP-binding cassette domain-containing protein; this translates as MTQLLEVKGLSKSFTIHHLNKNMQAIEDIHFSLREGEFIGIVGKSGSGKSTILKSIYRTYLPEKGAILYSSEKFGKIDLAQLSERDVLYLRKHEIGYVSQFLNVMPRTTARELVEQSVIEMGKSPEEAREAAIAALAHFELDAELWDSYPNTFSGGQKLRLNIACAIVKKPRLLLLDEPTASLDDASKLKVREMLERLKADGTTLIGIFHDLEFMDGLCDNVYNLQKEAVVSGGFV
- a CDS encoding PHP domain-containing protein, producing MKVDLHVHSHYSDGSCSVEEVMEMASKNGVTHLSLVDHDTIDGIQAAQIEGEKHDITVIPGIEISAYDFIRNRKVHILGYQFDKEATHIRELCDPLLKRRHENSLWQIEQLQKHDYTIQFEEVAKKAGMSGIIYKQHIMHCLLDHHFTTPLYQELYQTLFKGDGICARDIEYVDAVAAVRAIKADNGYAVLAHPGQLNSFDFIPELVENGLDGIECNHFDHSKEDCDRVEQYAKTYGLFMTGGSDFHGDYGKPIAIGDVVSPVPNLETVL
- the phnC gene encoding phosphonate ABC transporter ATP-binding protein, with amino-acid sequence MVLLQVHNLSKRYEKGKQVLSEINMEVNEGEFVSIIGPSGAGKSTFLRCINRMIDTSDGEIRFDDVDVMSLSKKELRKHRTKIGMIFQHYNLVSRLTVIENVLHGRFGYKSTLQGVLGRFTEEEKMQAFDLLKKLGMEEHAYKRCDQLSGGQKQRVGIARALIQSPKLLLCDEPIASLDPNASKVIMDHLQTISKELNITCIVNLHQVDVAKRYSDRIIGLNSGQVVYDGTSEGLTTAAIHTIYGSEAGELIME
- a CDS encoding ABC transporter permease subunit, producing MDIAVFQKKKQHMTIFLIIVIGITLISAKITDFSFVHGVQTLPKAFSWMASNLFITEQSLTKMPSIMDKLIETIFLSITATTTASVLALLLALMGSHTTKVNNFFGSLSRIVASVYRNIPIVAWALILLLSFGQNALTGYFALFLATFGFLTRAFIETIDETSSSSVEALRATGATYFQVVAKAVIPECLPQMISWVLYMIETNIRSSTLVGILTGTGIGFAFDLYYKSMNYNVVCLITISIVVVVIGIELISNYVRRVIL
- a CDS encoding ABC transporter permease subunit, which encodes MTIAKSDLLFDVKRTNAGKIKIKVWNKSQIATVGTFVALLLLTVYGFLTLDYKDVSIIEATSATLHNVKVMFLQPAFSHFSLGEAVYQLSVTMGLALLATMLGAIISLFIALFAAKNLSTKAVSNAIIVVIAFVRAVPTVLWVLIFAIAAGLGSEAAIIGMSLHTVAFLVKAYAESFEELDDGILEALRASGANWWHIVTNAVLPSTASSLLSWTFLRFETNFTVAVAMGAAAGAGGIGFELFMASGFYFDLREVGFITYAILIVAIGLELLSTHLKTRYLRSESAK
- a CDS encoding PhnD/SsuA/transferrin family substrate-binding protein, giving the protein MKKTLLTLLTIFLVTILAACSSGNANSDDTLTMVWYPNESGNDLKAARDEIGQVIEEVTGKKVEHKLTTDYAIAIETIANGNAQLAFMGAQGYIEAKNKNSKIEPLIVPSGASGTVDDAVYYSWLAVKKANAENYKTNGEFSIDQIVDSKFSFVSNSSTSGFKVPSTDIVSYFSKEDKWKDLTSEDLMEGGTFFKEVLYGDSHQGSAVNLLSDRADVAAFCDTCVGNYVEVAEGEANTKGSVYRVKADATEPFNTVLGEEFTLINVTPVLNAPFAANMDNLSEEDFKKIQTILTSDDISNNENIFVPKDSEMAGLFTKTADEKFIVVDDAWFDPIRELTK